The Anomalospiza imberbis isolate Cuckoo-Finch-1a 21T00152 chromosome 7, ASM3175350v1, whole genome shotgun sequence genome has a window encoding:
- the MAP3K19 gene encoding mitogen-activated protein kinase kinase kinase 19 isoform X1 has protein sequence MSDNKQKRRSKKGSCGSVVAFQNADNIMEEMHQSDKALGKTSQIAPTSRAWPDQQVACFPSENEIALPRRHHTSLPFSSKKEDMGCGFDFSFLLQTSCPESNISTSFMDLDTFQIIQAQIQQSLTVTMLETRNKKSEFHLPPVTCQPVRKIHLAPLKDDIVNESRNINNIFSIMNSIPQSIKPVTKFYQYHLDNLLNRHSEKSSELIMATISDKFTPVKDLYYFSINNCDKYPNNQKGEIQSHLKWREADVAIHTERKNQVKFQCSVVCENMDLLTQARLWDQSHPLLSSSNALVSCGMFTAQTAFTVSSSSDASRAGNKQNTAENCCSTGLEEENATELMLELMLDYKPQEDAESANLVLYNQDLASSCKNEVIEAYQALEDNSVVAVIPRVEVQDPSGKQSGNQVYLSESEIKKKAMSEATSEDQSEFVAVAPVTLSEQEPAREPHIAEQPATKKNRNKCSSKSKINNKIKVSENLIASGEVTTKSNAKSQIFPSLELTKVKSETSMKCQKKNTPGHKGHVAQSAQKIKKQSCSCSCKSSAVLKKHVTPLCLPHVPSASDFVDLKYTDMFKIINSDDQGPGIYEMFGTPVYSRMRDLDQHEGRFYKGLYSVPPGRCTCRATCSKGGESSRVRNTQKKTHSKPKKTIPGAKQKQKGLITKDRRTKMSDSNTEQDNATTSDLDFQTHTLSSTTLFHRNTNQLMFLEKLSQSTKQNEIFTNSNLSTIKEVSSEQSLDSQDKSSHQRAAACSQDLLQFSDQDCRECVAPSGSLVAAEQNICVPQCRGDGGKGWKSHQDSKSLNKSELLFSDGLECQSPTKILDHSCANTPQNSGLANELTQASVIWTKNAKSPSSQTSQNISSWSDTKDVTDELLCCLAKELLMLEEKDISSSRTQNTCSKIQNAQSEEEENVMNGAGAIINSALEKQNCSKAFLASNEENGLLNFDESTKLPRSSLATKDPVMWTRGEVLGKGAYGTVYCGLTSQGQLIAVKQVVLDTSDQLTTEKEYQKFHEEVDLLKTLKHVNIVTYLGTCLEDNILSIFMEFVPGGSISSILNRFGPLPEVVLCKYTKQILQGVAYLHDNCVVHRDIKGNNVMLMPTGVIKLIDFGCARRLAWASLSGTRGELLRSVHGTPYWMAPEVITDSGYGRKSDIWSVGCTVFEMATGKPPLASMDRVAAMFYIGAHRGLMPALPDRFSSAAVEFVHACLTRDQHERPSALQLLDHPFVKGGQ, from the exons ATGTCTGACAACAAACAAAAGAGGAGAAGCAAAAAAGGTA GTTGTGGAAGTGTTGTTGCTTTTCAGAATGCAGACAATATAATGGAAGAAATGCATCAGTCAGACAAAGCTCTAGGAAAAACCAG CCAAATTGCACCAACATCCAGAGCATGGCCAGACCAACAAGTGGCATGTTTTCCAAGTGAAAATGAGATAGCACTTCCCAGGAGACATCACACTTCTTTACCTTTCTCCTCAAAGAAAGAGGACATGGGATGTGGCTTTGACTTCAGCTTTCTGCTGCAGACCTCATGCCCAGAATCTAACATTTCAACATCATTTATGGATTTAGATACATTTCAGATAATACAAGCACAAATACAACAAA GTTTAACTGTAACAATGCTAGAAACCAGGAACAAGAAATCCGAG TTTCATTTGCCACCAGTGACATGTCAGCCTGTAAGAAAAATTCATCTTGCTCCTCTAAAGGATGATATTGTCAATGAAAGCAGAAACATCaataatattttcagtattatGAACTCTATTCCTCAGTCTATAAAACCAGTTACTAAATTTTATCAGTATCACTTAGATAATTTATTAAACAGGCACAGTGAAAAGTCATCAGAGTTGATCATGGCCACAATTTCTGATAAGTTCACTCCAGTGAAGGACCTGTACTACTTCAGCATTAACAACTGTGATAAGTACCCCAACAACCAGAAGGGAGAAATCCAAAGCCATTTAAAATGGAGGGAAGCTGACGTAGCAATCCACACTGAGAGGAAGAACCAGGTGAAATTCCAGTGTTCAGTGGTTTGTGAGAACATGGATCTTCTGACCCAAGCCAGGCTCTGGGATCAGAGTCATCCCCTCTTGAGCTCAAGCAATGCTCTGGTGAGCTGTGGCATGTTTACAGCCCAGACAGCATTTACAGTGTCCAGCAGCAGCGATGCCTCAAGAGCTGGCAACAagcaaaacacagcagagaaTTGCTGTAGCACTGgtctggaagaagaaaatgctaCAGAGTTGATGCTGGAGTTGATGCTGGATTATAAACCACAGGAAGATGCTGAGAGTGCCAACCTTGTGCTTTACAATCAGGATTTAGCTTCTTCCTGTAAAAATGAAGTGATAGAGGCCTACCAAGCCTTGGAAGATAATTCTGTAGTTGCAGTAATTCCCAGAGTAGAAGTGCAAGATCCCTCTGGAAAACAGTCAGGAAATCAAGTCTATCTCTCtgaatctgaaataaaaaaaaaagcaatgtcaGAAGCAACTTCAGAGGACCAAAGTGAGTTTGTAGCTGTTGCTCCTGTTACACTCTCTGAACAAGAGCCAGCCAGGGAACCACACATTGCTGAACAACCTGCCACAAAAAAGAATAGAAATAAATGTTCATCAAAATCTAAAATTAATAATAAGATAAAAGTATCTGAAAACTTAATTGCTTCTGGTGAGGTTACCACAAAATCAAATGCCAAGAGTCAAATTTTTCCATCTTTGGAACTGACAAAAGTGAAATCTGAGACTTCCATGAagtgtcagaaaaaaaacactccaGGACACAAAGGCCATGTTGCTCAGAGTgctcagaaaattaaaaagcaaagttgTTCCTGCAGTTGCAAAAGTTCTGCTGTCTTAAAGAAACATGTTACTCCACTTTGTCTGCCACATGTACCCTCTGCTTCAGATTTTGTAGATCTGAAATACACTGACATGttcaaaataataaattcaGATGACCAAGGCCCGGGTATTTACGAAATGTTTGGAACTCCCGTCTATTCCCGCATGAGAGACCTTGACCAGCACGAGGGCAGGTTTTATAAAGGCCTTTATTCTGTTCCACCAGGAAGATGCACCTGCAGAGCTACCTGCAGTAAAGgaggagaaagcagcagagtCAGAAAcactcaaaagaaaacacattccaAGCCAAAGAAGACCATACCTGGTGctaaacaaaagcagaaaggtTTAATCACCAAGGACAGAAGGACCAAGATGAGTGACAGCAACACAGAGCAAGATAATGCAACAACTTCTGACTTGGATTTTCAAACACACACCTTGAGTAGCACAACATTGTTTCACAGAAACACCAATCAGCTCATGTTTTTAGAAAAGCTTTCACAGTCAACTaagcaaaatgaaatatttacaaattCAAACCTCTCAACTATTAAAGAAGTTTCTTCGGAGCAGTCGTTAGACAGCCAGGATAAATCCAGccatcagagagctgctgcctgcagccaggaTCTCCTTCAGTTCAGTGATCAAGACTGCAGAGAATGTGTTGCTCCAAGTGGCAGCCTGGTAGCAGCAGAGCAGAACATCTGTGTGCCCCAGTGCAGGGGGGATGGTGGCAAAGGCTGGAAATCACACCAGGACTCCAAGTCTCTCAATAAAAGTGAGTTGCTCTTTTCAGATGGACTAGAATGTCAGTCCCCTACAAAAATATTAGATCACAGTTGTGCAAACACACCTCAAAACAGTGGTTTGGCTAATGAATTGACTCAGGCTTCAGTGATTTGGACAAAAAATGCCAAAAGCCCCAGTTCCCAGACAAGTCAAAACATTTCTTCCTGGTCAGATACTAAGGATGTGACTGATGAGTTGCTTTGTTGTCTGGCCAAAGAATTGCTAATGCTTGAAGAAAAAGACATCAGCTCTTCAAGAACACAAAATACATGTTCTAAAATACAAAATGCACAGAGTGAAGAAGAGGAGAATGTGATGAATGGAGCTGGAGCAATAATAAATAGTGCTCTAGAGAAG CAGAATTGCAGTAAAGCTTTTTTGGcttcaaatgaagaaaatggCCTTCTAAACTTTGATGAATCTACTAAATTACCAAGAAGCAGTTTAGCTACCAAAGATCCTGTCATGTGGACAAGAGGAGAAGTCCTTGGAAAGGGAGCCTATGGCACG GTGTACTGTGGTCTGACAAGCCAGGGACAGTTAATAGCTGTAAAACAGGTGGTTTTGGATACATCAGATCAACTCACTACAGAAAAGGAGTATCAGAAGTTCCATGAGGAAGTTGATCTTTTGAAGACATTGAAGCATGTAAATATCGTAACTTATTTAGGAACTTGCCTGGAAGACAACATTTTAAGCATATTCATGGAGTTTGTTCCTGGTGGCTCCATTTCCAGTATTCTGAATCGCTTCGGCCCGTTGCCAGAAGTTGTCCTGTGTAAATACACCAAGCAAATTCTACAAGGGGTTGCATATTTACACGACAACTGTGTGgtccacagagacatcaaaggCAATAACGTGATGCTCATGCCCACCGGGGTAATCAAgctgattgactttggctgtgcCAGGCGCCTGGCCTGGGCCAGCCTCAGCGGCACCCGCGGCGAGCTGCTCCGCTCTGTGCACGGCACTCCCTACTGGATGGCTCCAGAGGTAATCACTGACTCTGGCTACGGCAGGAAATCAGACATCTGGAGCGTCGGCTGCACCGTGTTCGAGATGGCAACGGGCAAACCCCCCCTGGCTTCCATGGACAGGGTGGCGGCCATGTTCTACATCGGGGCCCACAGGGGGCTgatgccagccctgcccgacCGCTTCTCCAGCGCTGCCGTGGAGTTTGTGCACGCCTGCTTAACCAG AGATCAACACGAACGGccttctgctctgcagctgctggaccATCCCTTTGTGAAAGGAGGACAGTGA
- the MAP3K19 gene encoding mitogen-activated protein kinase kinase kinase 19 isoform X8, whose translation MSDNKQKRRSKKGCGSVVAFQNADNIMEEMHQSDKALGKTRFNCNNARNQEQEIRGRCTCRATCSKGGESSRVRNTQKKTHSKPKKTIPGAKQKQKGLITKDRRTKMSDSNTEQDNATTSDLDFQTHTLSSTTLFHRNTNQLMFLEKLSQSTKQNEIFTNSNLSTIKEVSSEQSLDSQDKSSHQRAAACSQDLLQFSDQDCRECVAPSGSLVAAEQNICVPQCRGDGGKGWKSHQDSKSLNKSELLFSDGLECQSPTKILDHSCANTPQNSGLANELTQASVIWTKNAKSPSSQTSQNISSWSDTKDVTDELLCCLAKELLMLEEKDISSSRTQNTCSKIQNAQSEEEENVMNGAGAIINSALEKQNCSKAFLASNEENGLLNFDESTKLPRSSLATKDPVMWTRGEVLGKGAYGTVYCGLTSQGQLIAVKQVVLDTSDQLTTEKEYQKFHEEVDLLKTLKHVNIVTYLGTCLEDNILSIFMEFVPGGSISSILNRFGPLPEVVLCKYTKQILQGVAYLHDNCVVHRDIKGNNVMLMPTGVIKLIDFGCARRLAWASLSGTRGELLRSVHGTPYWMAPEVITDSGYGRKSDIWSVGCTVFEMATGKPPLASMDRVAAMFYIGAHRGLMPALPDRFSSAAVEFVHACLTRDQHERPSALQLLDHPFVKGGQ comes from the exons ATGTCTGACAACAAACAAAAGAGGAGAAGCAAAAAAG GTTGTGGAAGTGTTGTTGCTTTTCAGAATGCAGACAATATAATGGAAGAAATGCATCAGTCAGACAAAGCTCTAGGAAAAACCAG GTTTAACTGTAACAATGCTAGAAACCAGGAACAAGAAATCCGAG GAAGATGCACCTGCAGAGCTACCTGCAGTAAAGgaggagaaagcagcagagtCAGAAAcactcaaaagaaaacacattccaAGCCAAAGAAGACCATACCTGGTGctaaacaaaagcagaaaggtTTAATCACCAAGGACAGAAGGACCAAGATGAGTGACAGCAACACAGAGCAAGATAATGCAACAACTTCTGACTTGGATTTTCAAACACACACCTTGAGTAGCACAACATTGTTTCACAGAAACACCAATCAGCTCATGTTTTTAGAAAAGCTTTCACAGTCAACTaagcaaaatgaaatatttacaaattCAAACCTCTCAACTATTAAAGAAGTTTCTTCGGAGCAGTCGTTAGACAGCCAGGATAAATCCAGccatcagagagctgctgcctgcagccaggaTCTCCTTCAGTTCAGTGATCAAGACTGCAGAGAATGTGTTGCTCCAAGTGGCAGCCTGGTAGCAGCAGAGCAGAACATCTGTGTGCCCCAGTGCAGGGGGGATGGTGGCAAAGGCTGGAAATCACACCAGGACTCCAAGTCTCTCAATAAAAGTGAGTTGCTCTTTTCAGATGGACTAGAATGTCAGTCCCCTACAAAAATATTAGATCACAGTTGTGCAAACACACCTCAAAACAGTGGTTTGGCTAATGAATTGACTCAGGCTTCAGTGATTTGGACAAAAAATGCCAAAAGCCCCAGTTCCCAGACAAGTCAAAACATTTCTTCCTGGTCAGATACTAAGGATGTGACTGATGAGTTGCTTTGTTGTCTGGCCAAAGAATTGCTAATGCTTGAAGAAAAAGACATCAGCTCTTCAAGAACACAAAATACATGTTCTAAAATACAAAATGCACAGAGTGAAGAAGAGGAGAATGTGATGAATGGAGCTGGAGCAATAATAAATAGTGCTCTAGAGAAG CAGAATTGCAGTAAAGCTTTTTTGGcttcaaatgaagaaaatggCCTTCTAAACTTTGATGAATCTACTAAATTACCAAGAAGCAGTTTAGCTACCAAAGATCCTGTCATGTGGACAAGAGGAGAAGTCCTTGGAAAGGGAGCCTATGGCACG GTGTACTGTGGTCTGACAAGCCAGGGACAGTTAATAGCTGTAAAACAGGTGGTTTTGGATACATCAGATCAACTCACTACAGAAAAGGAGTATCAGAAGTTCCATGAGGAAGTTGATCTTTTGAAGACATTGAAGCATGTAAATATCGTAACTTATTTAGGAACTTGCCTGGAAGACAACATTTTAAGCATATTCATGGAGTTTGTTCCTGGTGGCTCCATTTCCAGTATTCTGAATCGCTTCGGCCCGTTGCCAGAAGTTGTCCTGTGTAAATACACCAAGCAAATTCTACAAGGGGTTGCATATTTACACGACAACTGTGTGgtccacagagacatcaaaggCAATAACGTGATGCTCATGCCCACCGGGGTAATCAAgctgattgactttggctgtgcCAGGCGCCTGGCCTGGGCCAGCCTCAGCGGCACCCGCGGCGAGCTGCTCCGCTCTGTGCACGGCACTCCCTACTGGATGGCTCCAGAGGTAATCACTGACTCTGGCTACGGCAGGAAATCAGACATCTGGAGCGTCGGCTGCACCGTGTTCGAGATGGCAACGGGCAAACCCCCCCTGGCTTCCATGGACAGGGTGGCGGCCATGTTCTACATCGGGGCCCACAGGGGGCTgatgccagccctgcccgacCGCTTCTCCAGCGCTGCCGTGGAGTTTGTGCACGCCTGCTTAACCAG AGATCAACACGAACGGccttctgctctgcagctgctggaccATCCCTTTGTGAAAGGAGGACAGTGA
- the MAP3K19 gene encoding mitogen-activated protein kinase kinase kinase 19 isoform X4: MSDNKQKRRSKKGCGSVVAFQNADNIMEEMHQSDKALGKTSQIAPTSRAWPDQQVACFPSENEIALPRRHHTSLPFSSKKEDMGCGFDFSFLLQTSCPESNISTSFMDLDTFQIIQAQIQQSLTVTMLETRNKKSEFHLPPVTCQPVRKIHLAPLKDDIVNESRNINNIFSIMNSIPQSIKPVTKFYQYHLDNLLNRHSEKSSELIMATISDKFTPVKDLYYFSINNCDKYPNNQKGEIQSHLKWREADVAIHTERKNQVKFQCSVVCENMDLLTQARLWDQSHPLLSSSNALVSCGMFTAQTAFTVSSSSDASRAGNKQNTAENCCSTGLEEENATELMLELMLDYKPQEDAESANLVLYNQDLASSCKNEVIEAYQALEDNSVVAVIPRVEVQDPSGKQSGNQVYLSESEIKKKAMSEATSEDQSEFVAVAPVTLSEQEPAREPHIAEQPATKKNRNKCSSKSKINNKIKVSENLIASGEVTTKSNAKSQIFPSLELTKVKSETSMKCQKKNTPGHKGHVAQSAQKIKKQSCSCSCKSSAVLKKHVTPLCLPHVPSASDFVDLKYTDMFKIINSDDQGPGIYEMFGTPVYSRMRDLDQHEGRFYKGLYSVPPGRCTCRATCSKGGESSRVRNTQKKTHSKPKKTIPGAKQKQKGLITKDRRTKMSDSNTEQDNATTSDLDFQTHTLSSTTLFHRNTNQLMFLEKLSQSTKQNEIFTNSNLSTIKEVSSEQSLDSQDKSSHQRAAACSQDLLQFSDQDCRECVAPSGSLVAAEQNICVPQCRGDGGKGWKSHQDSKSLNKSELLFSDGLECQSPTKILDHSCANTPQNSGLANELTQASVIWTKNAKSPSSQTSQNISSWSDTKDVTDELLCCLAKELLMLEEKDISSSRTQNTCSKIQNAQSEEEENVMNGAGAIINSALEKNCSKAFLASNEENGLLNFDESTKLPRSSLATKDPVMWTRGEVLGKGAYGTVYCGLTSQGQLIAVKQVVLDTSDQLTTEKEYQKFHEEVDLLKTLKHVNIVTYLGTCLEDNILSIFMEFVPGGSISSILNRFGPLPEVVLCKYTKQILQGVAYLHDNCVVHRDIKGNNVMLMPTGVIKLIDFGCARRLAWASLSGTRGELLRSVHGTPYWMAPEVITDSGYGRKSDIWSVGCTVFEMATGKPPLASMDRVAAMFYIGAHRGLMPALPDRFSSAAVEFVHACLTRDQHERPSALQLLDHPFVKGGQ; this comes from the exons ATGTCTGACAACAAACAAAAGAGGAGAAGCAAAAAAG GTTGTGGAAGTGTTGTTGCTTTTCAGAATGCAGACAATATAATGGAAGAAATGCATCAGTCAGACAAAGCTCTAGGAAAAACCAG CCAAATTGCACCAACATCCAGAGCATGGCCAGACCAACAAGTGGCATGTTTTCCAAGTGAAAATGAGATAGCACTTCCCAGGAGACATCACACTTCTTTACCTTTCTCCTCAAAGAAAGAGGACATGGGATGTGGCTTTGACTTCAGCTTTCTGCTGCAGACCTCATGCCCAGAATCTAACATTTCAACATCATTTATGGATTTAGATACATTTCAGATAATACAAGCACAAATACAACAAA GTTTAACTGTAACAATGCTAGAAACCAGGAACAAGAAATCCGAG TTTCATTTGCCACCAGTGACATGTCAGCCTGTAAGAAAAATTCATCTTGCTCCTCTAAAGGATGATATTGTCAATGAAAGCAGAAACATCaataatattttcagtattatGAACTCTATTCCTCAGTCTATAAAACCAGTTACTAAATTTTATCAGTATCACTTAGATAATTTATTAAACAGGCACAGTGAAAAGTCATCAGAGTTGATCATGGCCACAATTTCTGATAAGTTCACTCCAGTGAAGGACCTGTACTACTTCAGCATTAACAACTGTGATAAGTACCCCAACAACCAGAAGGGAGAAATCCAAAGCCATTTAAAATGGAGGGAAGCTGACGTAGCAATCCACACTGAGAGGAAGAACCAGGTGAAATTCCAGTGTTCAGTGGTTTGTGAGAACATGGATCTTCTGACCCAAGCCAGGCTCTGGGATCAGAGTCATCCCCTCTTGAGCTCAAGCAATGCTCTGGTGAGCTGTGGCATGTTTACAGCCCAGACAGCATTTACAGTGTCCAGCAGCAGCGATGCCTCAAGAGCTGGCAACAagcaaaacacagcagagaaTTGCTGTAGCACTGgtctggaagaagaaaatgctaCAGAGTTGATGCTGGAGTTGATGCTGGATTATAAACCACAGGAAGATGCTGAGAGTGCCAACCTTGTGCTTTACAATCAGGATTTAGCTTCTTCCTGTAAAAATGAAGTGATAGAGGCCTACCAAGCCTTGGAAGATAATTCTGTAGTTGCAGTAATTCCCAGAGTAGAAGTGCAAGATCCCTCTGGAAAACAGTCAGGAAATCAAGTCTATCTCTCtgaatctgaaataaaaaaaaaagcaatgtcaGAAGCAACTTCAGAGGACCAAAGTGAGTTTGTAGCTGTTGCTCCTGTTACACTCTCTGAACAAGAGCCAGCCAGGGAACCACACATTGCTGAACAACCTGCCACAAAAAAGAATAGAAATAAATGTTCATCAAAATCTAAAATTAATAATAAGATAAAAGTATCTGAAAACTTAATTGCTTCTGGTGAGGTTACCACAAAATCAAATGCCAAGAGTCAAATTTTTCCATCTTTGGAACTGACAAAAGTGAAATCTGAGACTTCCATGAagtgtcagaaaaaaaacactccaGGACACAAAGGCCATGTTGCTCAGAGTgctcagaaaattaaaaagcaaagttgTTCCTGCAGTTGCAAAAGTTCTGCTGTCTTAAAGAAACATGTTACTCCACTTTGTCTGCCACATGTACCCTCTGCTTCAGATTTTGTAGATCTGAAATACACTGACATGttcaaaataataaattcaGATGACCAAGGCCCGGGTATTTACGAAATGTTTGGAACTCCCGTCTATTCCCGCATGAGAGACCTTGACCAGCACGAGGGCAGGTTTTATAAAGGCCTTTATTCTGTTCCACCAGGAAGATGCACCTGCAGAGCTACCTGCAGTAAAGgaggagaaagcagcagagtCAGAAAcactcaaaagaaaacacattccaAGCCAAAGAAGACCATACCTGGTGctaaacaaaagcagaaaggtTTAATCACCAAGGACAGAAGGACCAAGATGAGTGACAGCAACACAGAGCAAGATAATGCAACAACTTCTGACTTGGATTTTCAAACACACACCTTGAGTAGCACAACATTGTTTCACAGAAACACCAATCAGCTCATGTTTTTAGAAAAGCTTTCACAGTCAACTaagcaaaatgaaatatttacaaattCAAACCTCTCAACTATTAAAGAAGTTTCTTCGGAGCAGTCGTTAGACAGCCAGGATAAATCCAGccatcagagagctgctgcctgcagccaggaTCTCCTTCAGTTCAGTGATCAAGACTGCAGAGAATGTGTTGCTCCAAGTGGCAGCCTGGTAGCAGCAGAGCAGAACATCTGTGTGCCCCAGTGCAGGGGGGATGGTGGCAAAGGCTGGAAATCACACCAGGACTCCAAGTCTCTCAATAAAAGTGAGTTGCTCTTTTCAGATGGACTAGAATGTCAGTCCCCTACAAAAATATTAGATCACAGTTGTGCAAACACACCTCAAAACAGTGGTTTGGCTAATGAATTGACTCAGGCTTCAGTGATTTGGACAAAAAATGCCAAAAGCCCCAGTTCCCAGACAAGTCAAAACATTTCTTCCTGGTCAGATACTAAGGATGTGACTGATGAGTTGCTTTGTTGTCTGGCCAAAGAATTGCTAATGCTTGAAGAAAAAGACATCAGCTCTTCAAGAACACAAAATACATGTTCTAAAATACAAAATGCACAGAGTGAAGAAGAGGAGAATGTGATGAATGGAGCTGGAGCAATAATAAATAGTGCTCTAGAGAAG AATTGCAGTAAAGCTTTTTTGGcttcaaatgaagaaaatggCCTTCTAAACTTTGATGAATCTACTAAATTACCAAGAAGCAGTTTAGCTACCAAAGATCCTGTCATGTGGACAAGAGGAGAAGTCCTTGGAAAGGGAGCCTATGGCACG GTGTACTGTGGTCTGACAAGCCAGGGACAGTTAATAGCTGTAAAACAGGTGGTTTTGGATACATCAGATCAACTCACTACAGAAAAGGAGTATCAGAAGTTCCATGAGGAAGTTGATCTTTTGAAGACATTGAAGCATGTAAATATCGTAACTTATTTAGGAACTTGCCTGGAAGACAACATTTTAAGCATATTCATGGAGTTTGTTCCTGGTGGCTCCATTTCCAGTATTCTGAATCGCTTCGGCCCGTTGCCAGAAGTTGTCCTGTGTAAATACACCAAGCAAATTCTACAAGGGGTTGCATATTTACACGACAACTGTGTGgtccacagagacatcaaaggCAATAACGTGATGCTCATGCCCACCGGGGTAATCAAgctgattgactttggctgtgcCAGGCGCCTGGCCTGGGCCAGCCTCAGCGGCACCCGCGGCGAGCTGCTCCGCTCTGTGCACGGCACTCCCTACTGGATGGCTCCAGAGGTAATCACTGACTCTGGCTACGGCAGGAAATCAGACATCTGGAGCGTCGGCTGCACCGTGTTCGAGATGGCAACGGGCAAACCCCCCCTGGCTTCCATGGACAGGGTGGCGGCCATGTTCTACATCGGGGCCCACAGGGGGCTgatgccagccctgcccgacCGCTTCTCCAGCGCTGCCGTGGAGTTTGTGCACGCCTGCTTAACCAG AGATCAACACGAACGGccttctgctctgcagctgctggaccATCCCTTTGTGAAAGGAGGACAGTGA